The Pseudofrankia sp. DC12 region GCGGCCCGTGCGTGTGGGGCGCACGTCGTCATGGCTTCGTCGTCGTCCGTGTACGGCGCGCAGAGCGCGCTGCCCAAGACCGAGGACATGGCGCCGCGGCCGGTCAGTCCCTACGCCGCGAGCAAGCTCGCCGCCGAGAGCTACACCCTGGCCTACGCCCGCTCGTTCGCCGTGCCCGCGCTCGCCGTCCGGCTGTTCAACGTGTTCGGGCCGCGGCAGCGGGCGGACAGCGCCTACGCGGCGGTCATCCCCCGGTTCATCCAGGCCGCCATCGCGGGCACGCCGCTGCAGGTCCACGGAGACGGAAGACAGACTCGGGACTTCACCTTCGTCGGATCCGTGGCCGACCGGCTCTGCGAGGCGGCCATCCGCCGGATCGTCCATGACGGGCCGGTGAACCTCGCCTTCGGGTCGCGCACCAGCCTGCTGGCGATCGTCGGCCTGCTGGGCGAGATCCTCGGCCGGTCGCCGGACATCGCCCATGTCGCGGCGCGGCCTGGTGACGTGCGTGACTCCCAAGCTGGCACAGAGATCCTGAACCAGCTGTTCCCGGGAGCGGAACCGCACGACCTGCGAGGCGCGCTGGCCGAGACCGTCGCCTGGCACGTCCACCGGGCGGCCTCCTGCGCGCCGTCCGCCATGGTCGGATCCACGGGGGCGTCGCTGGTGCCTGCGCAAGCCCCGGTCGGGTGACCAGCGCGGCTCGGACGCTGTCACGTTAAGTATTTGACTGATAACGTTGAGTGCATGAGTGATCTCGGGAAGCTCGTCGTCGTCGGGCAGGGCTACGTGGGCCTGCCGCTGACCATGCGGTCGGTCGCGGCGGGCTGGCACGTCGTCGGCGTCGACGTCGACGAGTACCGGGTGAAGCGGCTGGCCGTCGGCGAGTCCTACATCGACGACGTCACCGATGGGGACCTGCGGGCGGCGTTGGCCACCGGTCGTTATGAGCCGGTTGCCGATTACGGCCCGGCGGCTGGATTCGACGTCGCCGTGGTCACCGTGCCGACCCCGCTGCGTGACGGTGTCCCTGACGTGCTGCATGTCGGCGAGGCTGGCCGCCGCCTCGCCCCGCTGGTGCGGCCGGGAGTGACGGTGGTGCTCGAGTCCACCA contains the following coding sequences:
- a CDS encoding NAD-dependent epimerase/dehydratase family protein, with product MKVVVTGGAGFIGSHVCEGLVRRGVAEVVAFDDLSTGSAANVAGTGVDLVEGSLLDWSAVAAVVAGASSVVHLAALPSVPRSLADPLASHEVNVTGTVHVLEAARACGAHVVMASSSSVYGAQSALPKTEDMAPRPVSPYAASKLAAESYTLAYARSFAVPALAVRLFNVFGPRQRADSAYAAVIPRFIQAAIAGTPLQVHGDGRQTRDFTFVGSVADRLCEAAIRRIVHDGPVNLAFGSRTSLLAIVGLLGEILGRSPDIAHVAARPGDVRDSQAGTEILNQLFPGAEPHDLRGALAETVAWHVHRAASCAPSAMVGSTGASLVPAQAPVG